The Euzebyales bacterium genome includes the window GACGGGCTCGATCATCGCCGTCAGCGCGCTCGTCTCTGGGTGCGCGGCATGGTCGTGCAGTTGTCGGCCGGCCAGTTCTCGTCCCGTGTCCTGCGGTGGCGTCTCGCTGACCGTTACGGTCCAGCAGGCCCATCCCGAACGGGGCACGGCGTCACCGGCCGCACCGTGCCGATACCGACTCAGATGACGACCAGCACCAACCCGTGCGCGCCCGTACGCCCCCGTGGCGGGGTGGGTGGGCCTGATCGACGACAGCCACCTCTTCGACGCATTGCCCGCCGGCACGACCCTGGGGCTCGGACGCGCGCAGGCTGCGGGCAACCTGGTGGCGTCGTCGAGCAACCATGAGACGCGCATCCGGTGCCGCGCCTGAACTGACGGCGGACGACCACCGTCGGTTCAGGCGGTCGGGCCAAGGGGTACAGGAGCGGGAACTCTCCACGCTCCCCCGACGTCTGGACCGCGAGGCATGAGCGACAACGAGGACCGCATGGTGCGGTCGCCGAGCGGCGCACCTGCGACCGGACGGGCGGTACGTGACGTCCTGAGCGCCGACGAGACGTTCCAGCGTCTCACGGCGACCGCCGACGAGGAGTTCCAACGCACGGTCCGCCAGCTGATCTTCTCCGGCCTCGGGGCGGGGCTCGCGCTCGGCATGGTCTTCCTCGGTCGTAGCGCCGGGGCCGCGGCGGTCGGCAACTACGAGGCGTTCGCCGCCAACCTCCTGTACCCCATCGGCTTCGTCATCGTCGTCATCGGCCGCTATCAGCTGTACACCGAGAACACGCTCACACCGGTCACGCTGGTGCTCACGCGGGTCGCCAGCGTGCCATCACTGCTGCGCTTGTGGGCGATCGTGTTCGGCGCCAACGTCGTCGGCGCGTGGATCCTGGGTGCGTTCATCGCATACCCCGGCGTGCTCGACCAGCCGATCCGTGTGATGGGCGCCGAGATCGCGCGGCATGCCTTCGAGATCCCAGTCGTCGACCTGTTTCTCCGGGGCATCCTCGCCGGTGCCCTGGTCGGCGCCATGGTGTGGCTGACCCATGCCGTGCGTGAGAGCACCGCCAGGGTGATCATCATCTACGGCATCTTCCTGCTGATCCCCGTGGCTGGCCTGTTCCACGTGATCACCGGGTTCGTCGAGGTGGTCTACGGCGTGTTCCTCGGGGAGGGCACGTGGGGGCAGGCGTTCGCGTTCCTGATCGCCGTCGGACTCGGGAACACCGTCGGTGGCGTCGTCCTCGTCGCGCTGCTCAACTTCGGGCAGACCCGCGAGCGGCGCATCCCGGAGGGCAGCGAACTGGAGGAGCTGCACTGGAGGGACTGGCTGTTCGGGTTCCGGGC containing:
- a CDS encoding formate/nitrite transporter family protein; translation: MSDNEDRMVRSPSGAPATGRAVRDVLSADETFQRLTATADEEFQRTVRQLIFSGLGAGLALGMVFLGRSAGAAAVGNYEAFAANLLYPIGFVIVVIGRYQLYTENTLTPVTLVLTRVASVPSLLRLWAIVFGANVVGAWILGAFIAYPGVLDQPIRVMGAEIARHAFEIPVVDLFLRGILAGALVGAMVWLTHAVRESTARVIIIYGIFLLIPVAGLFHVITGFVEVVYGVFLGEGTWGQAFAFLIAVGLGNTVGGVVLVALLNFGQTRERRIPEGSELEELHWRDWLFGFRAGLAMDDAIAPEIVEDEEVKPDHDATTASSDR